In Picosynechococcus sp. PCC 7002, the following are encoded in one genomic region:
- a CDS encoding response regulator: MIQDSYLQHRGDILIVDDVPENLQLLSEILVEKGHEVRQVINGKQALKAVAADPPDLILLDIKMPILDGYGVCQRLKANPDTAKIPIIFISALNDVFDKVKAFSLGGVDYINKPFDMYEVLVRVENQLKILRNAQELEEKNNQLAQINQDLKSFNYMVSHDLRRPLTKLLGFCDLLLGDVDTFDEETLETLEIIANSAKEMNHIISDLMRLAEIKEKQLTLERINLSEIATEIIQDLQGETPDRAIEIKIEPDVIILGDRPLLKMAFENLFENAWKYTSKVKNPQIKFYKIDSQTYCLEDNGVGFTAEHLEEIFLPFKRLHTQSEFEGTGVGLAIVRRIIEVHRGQIWAETRVNQGAKFCFTFGFDLPPTNT; this comes from the coding sequence ATGATTCAAGATTCTTATCTGCAGCACCGAGGCGATATTTTAATTGTTGATGATGTTCCTGAAAACCTACAACTTCTTTCAGAAATTTTGGTTGAAAAGGGCCACGAAGTGCGACAGGTGATCAATGGTAAACAAGCCCTCAAAGCAGTGGCAGCGGATCCCCCTGATTTGATCCTGCTGGATATTAAAATGCCCATCTTAGATGGTTATGGCGTTTGCCAACGGCTAAAGGCTAATCCAGACACCGCCAAAATTCCCATTATTTTCATCAGTGCTTTAAATGATGTTTTCGATAAGGTGAAGGCTTTTTCCTTAGGGGGCGTTGACTATATCAATAAGCCCTTTGATATGTATGAGGTGCTTGTGCGCGTTGAAAATCAACTTAAGATTTTGCGTAATGCCCAGGAGCTTGAAGAAAAAAATAACCAGTTAGCCCAGATCAACCAAGATCTAAAATCCTTTAACTATATGGTTTCCCATGATTTACGGCGGCCATTAACGAAATTGTTAGGGTTTTGTGACTTGCTCTTAGGTGATGTTGATACCTTTGACGAAGAGACCTTAGAGACGTTAGAGATTATTGCGAATTCTGCTAAGGAAATGAATCATATCATCTCTGACTTGATGCGCCTTGCAGAAATTAAAGAAAAGCAATTAACCCTTGAGAGGATTAATTTAAGTGAAATTGCCACAGAAATTATTCAGGATCTCCAAGGTGAAACCCCTGACCGAGCCATAGAAATTAAAATCGAACCGGATGTGATTATCCTAGGCGATCGCCCGCTCCTTAAGATGGCCTTTGAAAACCTATTTGAAAATGCCTGGAAATACACCAGCAAGGTCAAAAATCCTCAAATAAAATTTTATAAAATTGATTCTCAAACCTACTGCCTAGAAGATAATGGTGTTGGTTTTACCGCAGAACATCTAGAAGAGATTTTTTTGCCATTTAAGCGACTCCACACCCAATCTGAATTTGAAGGAACGGGAGTTGGTTTAGCAATTGTTAGGCGTATTATCGAAGTGCATCGGGGACAAATCTGGGCCGAAACACGGGTTAACCAAGGGGCTAAATTTTGCTTTACTTTTGGTTTTGATCTCCCCCCAACAAATACTTAG
- a CDS encoding RluA family pseudouridine synthase — protein MSSPLFPYQPQFEADVVTAWYKGVCPATKQLCRLPRTKNAEAIACELMAELRENPDFNWEGKMYGVLLAETATGQRVFLKAFSGLLKGGKVLPGWVPPMDGGDRLILEEQEILAQLRQIRREIQRLETLPERKTYQTLQQQWQTKIAQFNQERRQKKQVRRQKRGVYQNHLTGAELAQAIAALEEESRQESNHKRDLKQARDQEIDSLAAMIHQADQDLQSLRQRRKTLSRTLQKRMHQVYHLKNFQGESKAIADLFPTGLPTGTGDCCAPKLLNYAAKQNLKPLAMAEFWWGKNSPDKQVGEFYLACEERCQPILGFLLSGLGGKSFQDILTIPEIPLEIIYEDHSLIAIHKPAGLPSIPGRSSQTYDSAFSRLRRDYQDIFLVHRLDQDTSGILLFAKNAETQQDLQTQFRRRKIHKEYEALLEEKIQRPEGMITLPLWADPGDRPRQKVDAQRGKPSETYFVKLDSHRLKLKPITGRTHQLRVHCAHPNGLNNPILGDRLYGNRAAPRLHLQATALTFMHPETKNPHTIQSAPEF, from the coding sequence ATGTCTTCGCCCCTATTCCCCTACCAACCGCAATTTGAAGCCGATGTTGTCACTGCTTGGTATAAGGGGGTTTGTCCGGCTACCAAACAACTTTGTCGTCTCCCCCGCACCAAAAATGCTGAGGCGATCGCCTGTGAATTAATGGCGGAACTGAGGGAAAATCCGGATTTCAATTGGGAAGGGAAAATGTACGGGGTATTGCTAGCAGAAACGGCCACCGGGCAACGGGTATTTCTCAAGGCATTTTCGGGACTGCTTAAAGGCGGAAAAGTCCTCCCCGGTTGGGTGCCGCCGATGGATGGGGGCGATCGCCTGATTTTAGAAGAGCAAGAAATTCTCGCCCAGTTACGCCAGATTCGCCGGGAAATCCAACGCCTAGAAACCCTACCAGAACGAAAAACTTACCAAACGTTGCAGCAACAATGGCAAACAAAAATCGCGCAGTTTAATCAAGAGCGTCGCCAGAAAAAACAGGTACGCCGCCAAAAACGCGGGGTTTACCAGAATCATTTAACGGGAGCCGAATTAGCGCAAGCGATCGCCGCCCTTGAAGAAGAAAGTCGCCAGGAAAGCAACCACAAACGCGATCTCAAACAGGCCAGGGATCAAGAAATCGACTCCCTCGCTGCGATGATTCACCAAGCTGATCAAGACTTACAAAGCCTCCGCCAGCGCCGCAAAACCCTGTCGCGCACCCTCCAAAAACGGATGCACCAGGTCTATCACCTCAAAAATTTTCAAGGAGAATCAAAGGCGATCGCCGATTTATTTCCCACTGGTTTACCCACCGGCACCGGCGATTGTTGTGCGCCCAAACTCCTAAACTACGCTGCGAAACAGAACCTTAAACCCTTGGCCATGGCGGAGTTTTGGTGGGGTAAAAACAGCCCTGACAAACAAGTAGGCGAATTTTATTTAGCTTGTGAAGAGCGTTGCCAACCGATCCTCGGCTTTTTACTTTCGGGCTTAGGGGGAAAGTCTTTTCAAGATATTTTGACAATCCCAGAAATTCCCCTAGAAATCATCTACGAAGACCACAGCCTAATCGCCATCCACAAACCCGCTGGTCTCCCCTCGATTCCAGGCCGTAGTAGCCAGACCTATGACAGTGCATTTTCCCGATTGCGCCGCGATTATCAAGATATTTTCCTTGTCCATCGCCTCGACCAAGATACGTCCGGAATTCTTTTATTTGCCAAAAATGCTGAAACCCAACAGGATCTGCAAACCCAGTTTCGCCGCCGCAAAATTCATAAGGAATACGAAGCTCTCCTAGAGGAAAAAATTCAGCGTCCAGAAGGAATGATTACCCTTCCCCTCTGGGCAGACCCTGGCGATCGCCCCCGGCAAAAAGTAGATGCGCAACGGGGCAAACCCAGCGAAACCTATTTCGTTAAATTAGATTCCCATCGCCTCAAACTCAAGCCAATTACAGGCCGCACCCACCAACTCCGGGTCCATTGCGCCCACCCCAACGGGCTAAACAATCCGATCCTTGGCGATCGCCTCTATGGTAACCGGGCCGCCCCCCGTCTACATCTCCAGGCCACAGCCTTAACTTTTATGCACCCCGAAACCAAAAACCCACACACAATCCAGAGCGCCCCAGAATTTTAA
- a CDS encoding glycerophosphodiester phosphodiesterase, whose protein sequence is MTDHQENTMAGFQKAIALGLDGVELDTFLTKDGKLVVFHDLYTKRLTGVTGKITEMTWPEIQTLRIKDSLKIGKQIYTYPQPEKIPLLEDVLSELRGKLLINIEMKAPRLNLQQRKTGIAVAQLIEKMGLQQEAFVTSFSIWALIWLKLTHHPIETGILYSPLVTKNFFIRKFTESHILEKILDASLVSLNVNLFKKQTIQRLHQHQLAVGAWTIFSPPHKSQNPKKLAQELAQIDRLVEQNIDYFITDHPRHLQQHLQQQPQPMAQLLDGGEVF, encoded by the coding sequence GTGACCGATCACCAAGAAAATACCATGGCGGGTTTCCAAAAGGCGATCGCCTTGGGTTTAGACGGCGTTGAACTCGATACTTTCCTCACAAAGGATGGCAAATTGGTGGTTTTCCATGACCTCTATACCAAACGGCTGACGGGGGTCACGGGGAAAATTACTGAAATGACCTGGCCAGAGATCCAAACCCTGCGCATTAAAGATTCCCTCAAAATCGGCAAACAAATCTACACCTATCCCCAACCCGAAAAAATTCCTCTCCTTGAAGATGTGTTGAGCGAACTGCGGGGCAAATTGTTAATCAATATCGAGATGAAAGCCCCCCGCCTCAACCTCCAGCAACGGAAAACAGGCATTGCCGTCGCCCAATTGATCGAAAAAATGGGGCTGCAACAGGAAGCATTTGTTACCTCCTTTAGTATTTGGGCTTTGATCTGGCTGAAGCTCACCCATCACCCCATTGAAACAGGTATTCTCTACTCGCCTTTGGTGACCAAAAATTTCTTCATTCGCAAATTTACCGAAAGCCACATTTTAGAAAAAATCCTCGATGCCAGCTTAGTCAGTCTTAACGTTAATCTATTTAAAAAACAAACCATTCAGCGACTCCATCAACACCAATTAGCCGTCGGCGCTTGGACAATCTTTTCACCGCCCCATAAAAGTCAAAACCCGAAAAAATTGGCCCAAGAATTAGCCCAGATTGATCGCCTTGTAGAACAAAACATTGATTATTTCATTACTGATCATCCCCGTCACCTCCAGCAGCATCTCCAGCAGCAACCGCAACCAATGGCTCAGCTCCTAGACGGCGGCGAAGTATTCTAA
- the ccmA gene encoding heme ABC exporter ATP-binding protein CcmA, which produces MTSAAVSLDKVTKVFSKVPVVNELSFAIQAGEMYGLLGPNGAGKSTTIRMLITLTEPTSGKISIAGEDVMQNRAHAKRNIGVVLQQMSVDVDLTVWENLEFHGRLHHIPNPRRQRLIRQSLEYVELSDRRDALVKTLSGGMKRRVQIARALLHEPKILFLDEPTVGLDPQTRRRLWEIIRDLNKNGMTILLTTHYMEEAATLCDRIGIMEAGRLIDEGTFEELQAKHGKGLVVKQKGDRWEYKFFPTLQEAEHYLDNLPDKTSMMVRESNLEDIFVELTGRQLD; this is translated from the coding sequence ATGACATCTGCGGCGGTTTCCCTCGATAAAGTCACCAAGGTTTTTAGTAAAGTCCCGGTGGTCAATGAGCTTTCCTTTGCGATTCAAGCTGGGGAAATGTACGGTTTGTTGGGGCCAAACGGGGCGGGGAAATCCACCACGATTCGGATGTTGATCACCCTCACCGAACCCACAAGCGGCAAAATTTCCATTGCTGGGGAAGATGTGATGCAAAATCGCGCCCATGCCAAACGCAATATCGGCGTGGTGTTGCAACAGATGAGTGTGGATGTGGATCTCACTGTTTGGGAAAACTTGGAATTCCATGGCCGCCTGCACCATATTCCCAATCCCCGTCGGCAACGGTTAATTCGCCAGTCTTTAGAATATGTGGAACTGAGCGATCGCCGCGATGCTCTGGTGAAAACCCTATCGGGGGGGATGAAACGCCGCGTCCAGATTGCCCGTGCTCTGTTGCATGAACCCAAAATTCTCTTTCTCGATGAACCCACCGTTGGCCTGGATCCCCAAACCCGCCGTCGTCTCTGGGAAATCATTCGTGACCTCAACAAAAATGGCATGACGATTCTCCTCACCACCCACTACATGGAGGAAGCTGCTACCCTCTGCGATCGCATTGGCATTATGGAAGCGGGCCGCCTGATCGATGAGGGCACCTTCGAGGAACTCCAGGCAAAACATGGCAAAGGTTTAGTCGTCAAACAAAAAGGCGATCGCTGGGAATACAAATTTTTCCCGACCCTCCAAGAGGCAGAACATTATCTCGACAACTTGCCCGATAAAACCAGCATGATGGTGCGGGAATCCAACCTCGAAGATATTTTCGTCGAACTCACCGGGCGGCAGTTGGACTAA
- a CDS encoding Uma2 family endonuclease produces the protein MTLPLELNLENCNFSDEQFFQLCQQNKNFRFERNAQGDLAIMSPTGGETSNRNIDLSYQLQAWNRRTKLGMAFDSSGGFILPNGAMRSPDAAWIPLVRWEALAPEVKTRFLPLCPDFIVELLSPTDSLARTQAKLQEFIDNGSRLGWLINRQTRQVEVYRSGQPAEILEQPEFLDGETVLPEFQLDLSTIW, from the coding sequence ATGACCCTTCCTTTAGAGTTGAACCTCGAAAATTGTAATTTTAGCGACGAACAATTTTTTCAACTCTGCCAGCAAAATAAAAATTTCCGTTTTGAGCGGAATGCCCAAGGAGATTTAGCGATTATGTCCCCCACTGGAGGCGAAACTAGCAACCGCAATATTGATCTGTCCTATCAACTTCAGGCTTGGAACCGTCGTACAAAGCTAGGTATGGCCTTTGATTCTTCCGGCGGGTTTATTTTGCCCAATGGGGCGATGCGATCGCCCGATGCTGCCTGGATTCCCTTGGTGCGCTGGGAAGCCCTCGCACCGGAAGTAAAGACGAGGTTTTTACCCCTTTGTCCGGATTTTATTGTGGAGCTATTGTCACCGACGGATTCCCTAGCCCGCACCCAGGCAAAATTACAGGAATTTATCGACAATGGGTCGCGGTTGGGTTGGCTAATTAATCGTCAAACGCGGCAAGTTGAGGTGTATCGCAGCGGTCAACCCGCAGAAATTCTTGAGCAACCTGAGTTTCTCGATGGTGAAACCGTCTTACCGGAGTTTCAACTGGATTTAAGCACCATTTGGTAA
- the stpA gene encoding glucosylglycerol 3-phosphatase translates to MTALLLHDQHYSLDHEAFLSTLSNTENLLIIQDLDGVCMGLVKDPLTRKIDPDYIRATRKFRDHFFVLTNGEHEGRRGVNRIVERAFRNVEAKEETSYLPGLAAGGVQWQTDNGQISHPGVSQAELDFLATVPDLIGQSLGQFFTKYVDIFPAELQPELIHASVLDNLVSPTANLNVLAEYLGDRLEIYQDLQRTMETLMNDLLEKAGQQGLDNSFFVHYAPNLGRDNVGKEIVRFATAKDSGTTDFQFMVCGAVKEAGVLVLLNYYYAQRTGHYPLGETFNARQAPQNHEELLQLVQDNFDPQLMPLIVGVGDTVTSHTEGDQVRRGGSDRLFLQLVQDIGKWAKSGNLVVYIDSSQGELKNRIPLKLGTINGQTQVIEGITDPADPLQINVAFPGGFEQYTALFQQAAANRSGT, encoded by the coding sequence ATGACTGCTTTACTGCTCCATGACCAACATTATTCCCTTGATCATGAAGCCTTTCTCTCAACCCTCAGCAACACAGAAAATTTACTCATTATTCAAGATCTAGATGGCGTTTGCATGGGGTTAGTCAAAGACCCCTTAACCCGCAAAATTGATCCTGACTATATCCGCGCCACACGCAAGTTTAGAGACCACTTCTTTGTCCTCACCAACGGTGAACATGAAGGCAGAAGGGGAGTAAATCGCATCGTTGAACGGGCATTTCGCAATGTTGAAGCCAAAGAGGAAACAAGCTATTTACCTGGTTTAGCAGCAGGGGGTGTGCAATGGCAGACAGATAATGGCCAAATTTCCCATCCCGGTGTTAGCCAAGCAGAACTCGATTTCCTTGCCACAGTGCCAGATTTAATTGGTCAAAGTTTAGGACAATTTTTTACTAAATATGTTGATATTTTTCCCGCTGAGCTTCAACCTGAGCTGATCCATGCTTCTGTTTTAGATAATCTCGTTTCACCGACGGCAAATTTAAACGTCCTGGCCGAATATTTAGGCGATCGCCTTGAGATTTACCAAGACCTCCAGCGCACCATGGAAACCCTGATGAATGATTTGCTAGAAAAAGCTGGCCAACAGGGTTTAGACAATAGTTTTTTCGTGCACTATGCGCCCAATTTAGGCAGAGATAATGTGGGGAAAGAAATTGTCCGCTTTGCCACAGCCAAGGATTCTGGCACCACAGATTTTCAGTTTATGGTGTGTGGTGCCGTCAAAGAAGCGGGGGTTTTAGTGCTGCTGAATTATTACTATGCCCAACGCACGGGCCACTATCCCCTAGGAGAAACCTTTAACGCCCGCCAAGCGCCCCAAAACCACGAGGAACTATTGCAACTGGTGCAAGACAATTTCGATCCGCAATTGATGCCTTTAATCGTTGGCGTCGGCGATACGGTCACAAGTCACACCGAAGGCGATCAAGTTCGACGGGGGGGGAGCGATCGCCTATTCCTGCAGCTCGTCCAAGACATTGGTAAATGGGCAAAGAGCGGCAATCTCGTCGTGTATATCGACAGCTCCCAGGGAGAATTAAAAAATCGGATTCCCTTAAAACTGGGGACAATCAATGGTCAAACCCAAGTGATTGAGGGCATTACTGATCCGGCTGATCCGTTACAAATTAACGTTGCTTTTCCGGGCGGGTTTGAACAATACACCGCCCTTTTTCAGCAGGCCGCCGCAAACCGATCTGGAACATAG
- a CDS encoding FGGY-family carbohydrate kinase: MFTAGACIQWLRDGLQIIETAAETNDLAQGVNDNGGAYFVPALSGLGAPHWDMSARGAFLGLTRGVKKEHMVRAVLEAIAYQAKEVVEAINQDSGTPIQELKVDGGACNNDFLMQFQADVLGIPVERPAVLDATAQGAAFAAGLAVGFWDDYQTLVQNRKIDYVFKPSANASQAQAHFKVWQKAVERAKNWA, translated from the coding sequence ATGTTCACCGCTGGGGCTTGTATCCAATGGTTGCGCGATGGCCTACAAATTATCGAAACGGCGGCGGAAACGAATGATCTTGCCCAAGGGGTGAATGATAATGGCGGCGCTTATTTTGTTCCGGCTTTAAGTGGTCTGGGAGCGCCCCACTGGGATATGAGTGCCAGGGGCGCATTTCTGGGTTTAACGAGAGGCGTCAAAAAAGAACACATGGTACGGGCTGTCCTAGAGGCGATCGCCTACCAAGCCAAAGAAGTAGTCGAAGCGATTAACCAAGATTCCGGTACGCCGATCCAAGAATTAAAAGTCGATGGCGGCGCGTGCAATAACGACTTTCTGATGCAATTCCAAGCTGACGTGTTGGGTATTCCCGTGGAACGTCCCGCTGTCCTCGATGCCACGGCCCAGGGGGCAGCCTTTGCCGCTGGATTAGCTGTCGGTTTTTGGGATGATTACCAAACCCTGGTGCAAAACCGCAAAATTGATTACGTCTTTAAGCCCAGTGCCAACGCCTCCCAAGCCCAAGCCCATTTCAAAGTCTGGCAAAAAGCCGTTGAACGAGCGAAAAACTGGGCCTAA
- a CDS encoding FGGY family carbohydrate kinase encodes MAHQKYILALDLGTTGNRALLFNHKGDIVAQAYKELTQYYPQPGWVEHDATEIWNDTKAVMQQVVNNSSIETQDIAAIGLTVQRETCVLWDKTTGKPLHKAIVWQDRRTAPLCQTLSAAGKAAEIYDKTGLVLDAYFSATKLNWLLSWAKENSAINPNNVLAGTIDTWALWNLTGGKVHATDHSNASRTMLLNLNQKDWDPDLLDLFDIPRQMMPTVQSSLGEFGKTDPSLLGAAIPITAIFGDQQAALYAHGCDRPGLLKCTYGTGAFLVAHTGDEIKRSKHKLLTTIAQPLDTSPSRWHKSRYWLCPRREYVHRWGLYPMVARWPTNYRNGGGNE; translated from the coding sequence ATGGCCCATCAAAAATACATTCTTGCGTTAGACCTCGGTACCACTGGTAATCGTGCCCTTTTGTTTAACCACAAAGGCGATATTGTTGCCCAAGCCTATAAAGAATTAACCCAATATTATCCCCAGCCGGGCTGGGTCGAACATGATGCGACGGAAATTTGGAACGACACCAAAGCCGTCATGCAACAGGTCGTCAACAATAGCAGCATTGAAACCCAGGATATCGCGGCGATCGGCCTGACGGTGCAGCGGGAAACCTGTGTCCTCTGGGATAAAACCACTGGCAAACCACTTCATAAAGCAATTGTCTGGCAGGATCGGCGGACGGCTCCCCTCTGTCAAACCCTCAGTGCGGCAGGCAAAGCGGCAGAAATTTACGATAAAACGGGCTTGGTGTTGGATGCTTATTTTTCGGCGACGAAACTGAATTGGTTATTAAGCTGGGCTAAGGAAAATAGTGCCATTAACCCCAATAATGTCCTCGCTGGAACCATTGACACCTGGGCCTTGTGGAACCTCACGGGAGGCAAAGTCCACGCCACAGATCACAGTAATGCCAGCCGGACAATGTTGCTCAATCTCAACCAAAAAGATTGGGATCCGGATTTGTTGGATTTATTCGATATTCCCCGCCAGATGATGCCAACGGTGCAGTCGAGCCTAGGGGAATTTGGCAAAACCGATCCAAGTTTATTGGGGGCGGCAATTCCGATCACCGCCATCTTTGGGGATCAACAGGCGGCCCTCTATGCCCATGGTTGCGATCGCCCCGGCTTATTAAAATGCACCTATGGCACAGGGGCGTTTTTGGTGGCGCACACGGGCGACGAGATTAAACGCTCCAAACATAAGCTCCTAACGACCATCGCGCAACCATTGGATACAAGCCCATCACGATGGCACAAATCTCGATATTGGCTATGCCCTCGAAGGGAGTATGTTCACCGCTGGGGCTTGTATCCAATGGTTGCGCGATGGCCTACAAATTATCGAAACGGCGGCGGAAACGAATGA
- the gghA gene encoding glucosylglycerol hydrolase: protein MNISPPIQLVEAPTQALLTWAKAIATGTPDPFQRGQQLSQKLGATYGSDGLTQIGFWIPEVGDRPVYLEIFTPMEAIDFRLADQVIPFRREVLELPRQGEFAWAVVAGLKAGTRTQAGSFYWLRSGEQIIRDVFAHSLPYGVFAPAELYDMAQLERDRADRDYFHQETWVTPPRNILQIHVGTASPTGTLAGLSRIYRDLARKLANSQPLTAAEKNYVGFDAIELLPIEPTVEFRPAENEMIHAFWQIRAITNQEVQVHLKKPDTQNWGYDDLILGAAATSPALLSTLRPTEVVDFIATLHTAFARPIQIIFDLVYGHIHHQALGLINARFFRGANMYGHDTNQQNPMVRAVLLELQRRKINLGADGIRVDGGQDFQVSDAISGQLDYDNDFLLKMAAVPQTVGTATRELYTIYEDGRPWPNVGWEDMATHLDLIYLKPDCFQWSPLIFEHNTPTLQGFWQREWRDVCKIMAHGDRWVTGCANHDTVRKGNHINTAAIRINEYLGDSLPEILQNAYDNPATQLWIHGFSPGIPMDFLNALMHTPWGFFRNTDDQYAVKIMADEIGFLYWQITPEIYRQSWAFRRFKTMGFYDLSLMRQFFKAVEQAIEAIGYDLPKLAIFLQTELEPQFDFLKPITIANLKEIAIAFMEDGHEACRVSHYCGSVPDERASFNLRLRQYRQAQPWLRNHLDPARGDRLHHWSDHQRTIFYGRRTNPDTQQRLVLVAHMAGAPKTVEIGKWLALDLDRWQLAIATPTLKINTIYDLAQIHLHNGEGFLLSEIPP, encoded by the coding sequence GTGAATATTTCACCCCCCATTCAACTTGTCGAAGCCCCCACCCAAGCTTTACTGACCTGGGCTAAGGCGATCGCCACGGGCACCCCAGACCCATTTCAGCGGGGGCAACAACTGAGTCAGAAATTGGGCGCAACCTATGGCAGTGATGGCCTAACCCAAATAGGATTCTGGATTCCGGAGGTGGGCGATCGCCCCGTTTACCTCGAAATTTTTACGCCCATGGAGGCAATCGATTTTCGCCTTGCTGATCAAGTCATTCCGTTCCGTCGGGAGGTGCTAGAACTGCCGCGCCAGGGGGAATTTGCCTGGGCCGTTGTGGCGGGTCTCAAAGCTGGCACCCGTACCCAAGCGGGATCGTTTTACTGGTTGCGCAGTGGTGAACAGATTATCCGCGATGTCTTTGCCCACTCTCTGCCCTACGGTGTGTTTGCGCCAGCCGAGCTGTACGACATGGCGCAACTGGAGCGCGACAGGGCCGACCGCGACTATTTTCACCAGGAAACTTGGGTCACACCGCCCCGCAATATTTTGCAGATTCATGTGGGTACCGCTTCCCCCACGGGCACCCTAGCCGGACTCAGCCGCATTTACCGTGACCTCGCCCGCAAATTGGCCAATAGCCAACCCCTCACCGCCGCTGAAAAAAACTATGTGGGCTTTGATGCGATTGAACTGTTACCCATTGAACCCACGGTGGAATTTCGCCCCGCCGAAAATGAAATGATTCATGCTTTTTGGCAAATTCGGGCGATCACCAACCAAGAAGTGCAAGTCCACCTGAAAAAACCAGACACCCAAAATTGGGGCTATGACGATCTGATTTTAGGGGCCGCGGCCACCAGTCCCGCCCTCCTCAGTACCCTCAGACCCACCGAAGTTGTGGATTTTATTGCCACGCTCCACACTGCCTTTGCCCGCCCGATCCAGATTATTTTTGACCTGGTTTATGGGCATATCCATCACCAAGCCCTGGGATTAATCAATGCGCGATTTTTCCGGGGCGCAAATATGTATGGCCATGATACAAACCAGCAAAATCCGATGGTGCGGGCTGTTCTCCTGGAGTTGCAACGGCGAAAAATTAATCTAGGGGCCGATGGGATTCGGGTGGATGGGGGTCAAGATTTTCAGGTGTCCGACGCCATTTCCGGCCAACTAGACTATGACAATGATTTCCTGCTGAAGATGGCTGCGGTACCCCAAACCGTTGGTACAGCGACTCGCGAGTTGTACACCATTTATGAAGATGGCCGCCCCTGGCCCAATGTCGGTTGGGAAGATATGGCTACCCATTTGGATTTAATTTACCTAAAGCCCGATTGTTTTCAGTGGAGTCCGTTGATCTTCGAGCATAATACGCCCACGTTACAGGGATTTTGGCAACGGGAATGGCGGGATGTGTGCAAAATTATGGCCCATGGCGATCGCTGGGTGACCGGTTGCGCCAACCATGACACGGTACGCAAGGGCAACCACATCAACACCGCCGCAATTCGGATTAATGAATATTTAGGGGATTCTTTGCCGGAAATTTTACAAAATGCCTACGATAATCCAGCAACCCAACTGTGGATCCATGGCTTTAGCCCAGGAATTCCGATGGATTTTTTAAATGCATTAATGCACACTCCCTGGGGCTTTTTTCGGAATACAGATGACCAATATGCCGTCAAAATTATGGCGGACGAAATTGGCTTTCTCTATTGGCAAATTACGCCGGAAATTTACCGACAATCCTGGGCGTTTCGGCGGTTTAAAACCATGGGCTTTTATGATCTCTCGTTAATGCGGCAGTTCTTTAAGGCAGTGGAACAGGCCATTGAAGCGATTGGCTATGATCTACCAAAGCTGGCGATTTTTCTGCAAACCGAATTAGAACCACAATTTGATTTTTTAAAGCCGATTACCATTGCCAACCTGAAGGAAATAGCGATCGCCTTTATGGAGGATGGCCACGAGGCTTGTCGGGTCTCCCATTATTGTGGATCGGTACCGGATGAGCGGGCGAGCTTTAATTTACGCTTGCGGCAATATCGCCAGGCCCAGCCTTGGCTGCGAAATCATCTCGATCCTGCAAGGGGCGATCGCCTGCACCATTGGTCGGATCACCAACGCACCATTTTCTACGGCAGGCGCACCAATCCCGACACCCAGCAGCGGCTTGTGTTAGTGGCGCACATGGCCGGGGCTCCGAAGACCGTTGAGATTGGCAAATGGCTCGCCCTGGATTTGGATCGTTGGCAGTTGGCGATCGCCACACCGACTTTGAAGATCAACACCATCTATGACTTAGCCCAAATTCACTTGCACAATGGCGAAGGTTTTCTGTTATCTGAAATTCCTCCCTAA